A single window of Gossypium hirsutum isolate 1008001.06 chromosome A10, Gossypium_hirsutum_v2.1, whole genome shotgun sequence DNA harbors:
- the LOC107897050 gene encoding transmembrane emp24 domain-containing protein p24beta3 isoform X2, translating to MEKRWGKKWALICLFLFNWARNVSSLSVTVSDMECVYEYVLYEGDTISGNFVVVDHDIFWSSDHPGIDFTVTSPGGNTVHSLKGTSGDKIEFKAPRSGMYKFCFHNPYSTPETIAFYIHVGHIPTDHDLAKDEHLNPINVKIAELREALESVTAEQKYLKARDTRHRHKVNETKIQ from the exons ATGGAGAAGAGATGGGGAAAGAAGTGggctttgatttgtttgtttctttttaattgGGCGAGAAACGTTTCCTCCCTTTCGGTGACCGTAAGTGACATGGAATGCGTTTATGAATACGTGCTTTACGAAGGCGACACAATTTCGGGCAACTTTGTCGTCGTCGACCACGATATTTTCTGGAGTTCTGATCATCCTGGCATTGATTTCACC GTAACTTCGCCTGGGGGTAATACAGTTCACAGTTTGAAGGGGACATCTGGGGACAAGATTGAATTCAAGGCCCCGCGAAGTGGAATGTACAAGTTTTGTTTTCACAATCCATACTCAACACCAGAGACCATTGCTTTCTATATTCATGTCGGCCATATTCCCACTGATCATGACCTTGCCAAAGATG aACATTTGAACCCAATTAATGTTAAAATTGCTGAGCTGAGAGAGGCTTTGGAGTCTGTTACAGCAGAACAAAAGTACTTGAAAGCTCGTGATACTCGACATCGTCACA aagtaaatgaaacaaaaatacaATAG